In Melitaea cinxia chromosome 11, ilMelCinx1.1, whole genome shotgun sequence, a genomic segment contains:
- the LOC123657569 gene encoding putative peptidyl-tRNA hydrolase PTRHD1 — protein MSNTLVQYVLLRSDLLKDLGWSIGALVAQACHASTAVLHIFKEDEYTIQYLNNLDNMHKVVLEVPNEESLNKIAEKLKENSISHKLWIEQPENIPTCLAIKPYPKDEIKKYVGKFKLYKATMPSKDL, from the exons atgtcTAATACTTTAGTTCAATATGTTCTCCTTAGAAGTGATTTATTAAAAGATCTGGGCTGGTCTATCGGAGCTCTTGTAGCTCAGGCATGTCATGCATCGACTGCAGttctacatatatttaaagaagATGAATATACTATTCAATATCTAAACAATTTAGACAATATGCATAAAGTTGTTTTAGAa GTACCTAATGAAGAATCACTAAATAAAATAgctgaaaaattaaaagaaaattctaTATCCCATAAACTGTGGATTGAACAACCAGAAAATATACCAACATGTCTAGCAATAAAACCTTATCCAAAAgatgagataaaaaaatatgttggtaAATTCAAACTCTATAAAGCCACCATGCCTAGTAAAGATTTATaa
- the LOC123657571 gene encoding U6 snRNA-associated Sm-like protein LSm8 gives MASGLENYINQTVSVITADGRNFIGTLKGFDQTINIILDESHERVFSTSTGVAQVVLGLHIIRGDNIAIVGQIDESIDSRLDLGNIRAEPLGSIVH, from the coding sequence ATGGCGTCTGGATTAGAGAATTATATCAATCAAACAGTGTCTGTGATAACCGCCGATGGCCGGAATTTTATTGGTACCTTGAAAGGGTTCGATCAGacaataaacattatattagaTGAATCCCACGAAAGAGTGTTTTCCACATCAACTGGAGTGGCACAAGTTGTACTTGGACTTCATATCATTCGAGGAGATAATATAGCAATCGTTGGACAGATAGATGAATCCATTGACAGCAGATTAGACCTCGGTAACATCAGAGCAGAACCCTTAGGATCTATTGTACATTAG